GGGGATCTGCTCGGATGATGACACCACTGTTAATGCCTACCGTGCTGGTGCAGGTCGTCGAATGCAAGTAGTACGAGTACTGCACCTTCTGTCTCCTCCTACCTATGGTTGACTATGTTTGATATCGTCATCAACTCGCTTATTTATCAGTCAATTCAAATGTATGAATAAAGTAAGTTACTAGTGAATATTCAGGTTGCATTATATAAATCACAGGTTGGTTAATAACGAAACAAATAGATTAAATACGAAGTGAGATTCATCGCTTATGACTTAAAAACATTATATTGTGTCGCAACATTCTATTTTTAGGGTGTTTATACTATTTGTTGTTGTATATAGGTAATGTTTTTTTCTGTTTCTTAAATTGAATAGAACGATGGCAAGGAAAATTAAGATATAGAATGACTAATTAAAGATATCTCTTCCCCTCTCCTATGTGGAAAATAATCCAAGAATATTCTTAATAATTAATTATTCTAAGTTGGTAGTTACTATGCGATACAATGCACTTTGTAATAGATAAAACCAAAACAACATATTCTTTTTTTGATGATTAATTAAGTCAATTAATCTAATTAATTGTATTTTGTTAGTTCTTTAAGTGGAAAATTATCGTTGAAGCGGAATTTAAAATCGAATATACTGCAAATCGGAATTGCTTAATGATCTCAATTTTACTCTTAATAAATACTATTTTAGATGGAGGGGGAATCTCCGAGCGGACAGATTTTAGGGTTTGAATGATTAATATTAAAATATAGGATTTCGGTGCATCTTTAATAAAATGGCTGATATCCCTTCTGTTTCTATGCATAAAACTTAATTTTATGATTATCGCTAATAAACTTACTTCACAAGCAATTTGATGAAATCACTAATTGCTCTTTCAAATTTGCATGTTGTCGATAATCACTTCTACTCACCGGAATATAGTAATGATGAAACCACTCCTATTTTCAGTCGCTACATCAATACTGGTAGGTCAAGGTACTTAATCAGAGAGGTTGTTTGGTGAGCATGCAGAAACTTCTTTCATAATTTTAAAAAAATAAATCATTTCAATTAGATAAATTATATTGTCTTTCGGAGGTAGACCGTGAATAACGTACTCATTTTGGTTTTTGATGAGCATCCTTTAATCAGATATGCAGTGAAAAATCTGATTGTAAAGAGAGGTTGGCAGTTTTTGGATACAGGATGCCAAAAAAAAACGCTCAAATTAATATCTACCTATAAGCCTAATCTCATTATTTTAGACATCCTTATGCAGGGGTGCTTGGGGCTAAACTATATAAAAAAAATCAGGCAGTTGTCTCCTACGTCTAAAGTATTGGTATTCAGTTCCTTACTTCCTACATTTTTTATTAAGAGATGTCTGGAGATAGGCGTCAATGGCTATGTCTATAAAAAAGATGCTCTTTATAATCTGGACGGTGCCATTGATGCAGTGTTAACTGGTCATTGCTGTTTCCCCGATATTGATGTGAATGGCGAAGATTCGCGATTACCCTTAGGGATGTATTATCATGAGGAGTAACTTGTTGTCTTCATGTGACGACAAAAGGAGATATTTATTTTTCTCTGATACCTTCTCTTTCTTTACTCATGATATCTGCGTTAATCACTATGAACAGATGACAGAACCTCTCCCAATCTCCATGACATGGCTGAAATCGTCTATCCACCGCAGTTGAAGATGATTCAACAGAAATCTTTATAATTCTTTTATAAATATATTGGAGTTTGCCCATGGAAACAGGTAACGCTTTAGTTTTTGACAGACACCCGTTAATTAGGAATACGCTCAGAACATTACTAACGGCCAGAGGTTTCTCTGTTTTTGATACTGGATCGGAAGTCGAGTTATTAAAAATGGCATCAGAACAAAAACCAGAAATCATAACTCTAGATATTCCCTCCCGAGTCACAGCAATAGATACCCTAATCAAAAACTTAATTCGAATCACCTCTGCGTCATCAAAAATATTGATCATTACTTCCCAGCCTACCGAATATTATTCTGCTTGTTGTGTACAGGCGGGAGCATCGGGCTTAGTCTCCAAGAAGGCCAGAATGTCCTGTCTCAATGCCGCAATAGATGCGGTTATCCATGATTATATTTTCTTTCCTTCCAAAGACTTACTGCTAGTTTCCTCAGATAGCGTGGCATTTAACAAAAATCAGCGCGAGTCCATTGACTGCTTAACCGGCAGAGAAAAGGATGTCTTGTATAAAGTTCTGCAAGATAAGTCTTTGACACAAGTAGCTGAAGAATTGGGCGTGAGTATCAAAACCATTAGCACTTATAAGAGCAGGATATTTAAGAAATTGGATGTGACGAACCTTGTTGAGCTTTCTTTACTTCTAAATCGGATTTTGCGCAGAAACAGTGAGCGGGCAGAGCATGGCTTATCGGTATCAAGCGATTGATTTGCAATAAGGCAAGGATCATTTTATGGAAGAAAAGCTAAAAAAGTATGACATCCGAAAGTCACAGATTCTGAGCGCACTCAAGACAATGTGCTCAGAATACGCAGCAATAGAAAAATCGCTGTTACTCCCCCCTGTAGAAGTATGGCCAAAAACTCGGGATCTGGCCGATAGATGTGGCGAAAGTATCTATTCAGCGCGTTCATTGCTGATCGCACTGGAGAATGAAGGCAAAATCCACTGTTTCCATCGGCGTATAAGCAACTCATTGCGTTGGTTTATTTGTACCGAAGAGAAGGAGCGTTAAGACCGTTGGGACATTAAGTACAGCCGCAGCCCCTTTAAGCTAAATACCATTCAGGGTAATAATAGGGGCTGTGAGCTACTGGCCAACTGCACCACTCATCCCCAGAAATGTTCGACAAGACCACCCACATCACTTCCCGCTGTTTTTCTTTTTCAATCGCTGCGGTAGGCTTGGGCTTTGCGTTCCAGACAGGTGCGGCATGGCTTGGCGCATAATATCCAGAAATGCTCGTAATCTGGCGGGGTAAAAGCTGGCGTGGGGATAGACTAAATACAGTGGTAAGGGTAACCCTCGCCAATCTGGTGTTAGGTGCACTAATCGGCCTTGCTCAATGTCATCGCTTATCATCCAAGTAGAGGCAATTCCTACGCCTAATCCAGCCAATGCAGCGTTACGCAGCGCATACAAACTGTCGGTACTCAGTTTCGGTTGAATCGCGAGACGATAGATCTCACCCTCTACTTTGTGGCTCAATACCACCTCATGACGGTAGAACGAGTTAAATGCCAACCATGGAATATTTTGCAGTTGTTCCGGGTGTGTCGGAAGCGGGTTATTGCCCACTAACTCGGGTGCAGCAACTACGATACGTGGTATCTCAGCCAACAAAATGGCCACAGCAGAAGGGTCAGTGACTGCGCCGACTTGAATGGCACAATCAATACCTTCTGCAATAAAATCAGGGCGACGATCACTTAGCATCCATTCAACACGCATTTTCGGGTAACGATGCAGATAGTCATTAAGTGGTGGGATTAATTGGTCTTGGCCAAATGCGTGGGGTACCAAAACGCGTAATAAGCCTCTCGGTTCATCCGTTGCACCACGCAGATCATCTGCCATGGTATCCCAGCTATTCACTAACGCTTTGGCGTGGGCATAACAGCGCTCTCCATCATCGGTTAATTTCATGATGTGCGTCGTGCGTTGCAGTAATTTGAGACCTAGTAGGCGCTCTAGTGTCTGTAAGCGTCGGCTAATCGTTGGCTGACTAGTCCCCAAGCGTACGGCTGCTCCGGATAAACTCCCCGCCTCAACGATACGTATAAATGTTTGCATCAACTCTATACGGTCAATGCTTGCTACATTGGGTTCTGTCATACGCCCAGCGTATAACAATTTTACTGTCTAGGCGACTACCAAGATGAAAGAGAGCACGCAAAAATAGCGGCTCAATATCATTACAGGTAACCATCATGTCAGTCATTCAAGCCACATCTAACCAAACAGAAAGTGCTGAGCGCACCCTTTCCGGCCGAACAGTTCTGATGTTGGCAACCGGCGCAGGTCTTAGCGTTGCATCAATTTATTACAGCCAACCACTACTGGGTGTAATGGGAAATGACCTACATGCGAGCGTAGGCGCGGTAGGGATGGTACCGACATTGACCCAAATTGGTTATGCATTGGGCATTTTGTTACTTGCTCCATTAGGTGATCGTCACGATCGTCGGATTATCATTTTATTGAAAGGTATTTTGCTAACAGTAGCACTGCTGCTTAGTGGGTTTGTACAGGATATCAGTGGCTTATTGGTCACAAGCCTCATTGTCGGAGTGGCAGCCACTATGGCACAAGATATCGTACCGGCATCCGCCTCGCTGGCGTCGGCTGCGCAACGAGGAAAAACAGTGGGTACGGTCATGACGGGCTTACTGTTGGGCATTTTGCTGTCACGAGTGTTGAGTGGTTTTGTTGCCGAGTACTTTGGATGGCGCTCATTATTTATGGGGGCGTCGCTGTCGATTATTGCAATCACTTTGGTGATATGGCGCAGCTTACCGCAGGTCCCAGCCACCTCAACGTTGAGCTATCCGGCACTGTTCGCCTCAATGAGTCACTTATGGCTTCAGTATAAAGATTTGCGCCGTGCCGCGCTGTCACAGGGCTTGTTGTCCGTCGGCTTCAGTGCATTTTGGTCAACACTTGCTGTGATGCTGCAAGATACGTATCACCTAGGGAGTGCTGTTGCTGGGGCATTTGGTCTGGCTGGCGCAGCGGGTGCATTAGCCGCACCTTTAGCCGGTACGCTCGCCGATCGCCGCGGGCCGCAAGTTGTTACCTTGATTGGCACGGGGCTGGCAACGGTATCCTTTGCTGCTCTGTTCCTGTTACCGCTATTGCCATTTCATATGCAAATAGGGCTTATTGTCATCAGCGCGATTGGGTTTGATTTTGGTGTTCAGGCAACATTGGTTGCACATCAAACGATTATTTACAGCCTAGAACCTGCAGCGCGTAGCCGGCTTAATGCTCTACTTTTTACTGGTGTATTTGTGGGTATGGCCGTGGGTTCTGCATTGGGGAGTTTGATTTTAGAACAAATAGGGTGGGCGGGGGTTGTTGCCCTTATCAGCATCGCTGGTATTGCTAGCTTGGCAGTCAGATGGAGTAGCCGCCGTGCTTAATGATGAGTATTTCGGGAGACCTAATTGGCGCTAGGCATCCCGAAAACCTCGCTCTCGTTATATCTGTGGCACTCAGTTCTAGCCCCTGCGCTGGCACGTAACAATAACAATAACAGGTACAGCCAAATCATCAGCGTCAGCAAAGGTTACTGTTCGTTAGGCCTGTTTGCTGGGTGTATTAACTTTGCAAATAGGCCATGCTCTGGCGAATTTCTCTTTCAATGTCAGCCTCTGACCAAGTGTTCAACTGTGATGAGAACGGCTCAAAAGCGTAGATGCCCTGATAACCCAGCCGCTCAAGATTTGCCACCTGTTGCTTACTGTTCAACTTATCATGATCGCTAAGCATAATGCGGTCTTCATCAGTCAATGTTGATTTCAATCTGGTCTCTTCGACACCAGATATATGCACCAAACCCAGAATGTCGACGTCAATATGGGCATCAAATTCAGCTTGAGTCATATCACTCAGATAGTAGTGAAAAGTATCCAAAACTATTTTATAGGGTGAAGCAGATTTGCGGATGATGGACTGCGCGAGTAAGTGAGAACGCAATGAGCTTATGCCGAATCCTAAAGGTTCTACTAACCCAGTTATCTGATATTTTTTAAAGAGTGGAGCCAGCAGCTGTAGGGCATCCAATGTATCTTGCTCTTTTTGCTGCGCTGATCGCCGATCGCTGGCGTTGCAGTTCGGGCACAAAATGATGCCATGACAATGAATCGCTTGTGCTTGCTTAAGCATACTTTCTGCCTCTAACAGCAGTGCAGGCCGGTGCTCGGGTAGATTGAAGTATTGCAAAGCATTGATGGTGACAATTTCAATTTCATATTCATCAGCCAATGCATTCAACTGTGTCGTTGTTAACTCATCAGTCACTTTCCCACTAGACATGTCATTACGTAACTCAACCTTACTTAACCCACATTTTCTCACTAGACGGAAAAAACGCTCAATACTTAAGTTGGGCGCGATTTTGCGATTAATACAGAAACGGTCGGGTGCAATAAACATTGTACTTACTCCTACCAAAATAGAGGCTTGGGATAGCTTTCTTTTCCGAGCCGTGAAACTCGGAAAAGAATGGTTGAGTGATCATCAGTGCGAAGCCCTGACCGTCTGATAAAAGGAATTATTTACTCTCACTGTGAATGATCGGTGTTGTCTCTGTCCGTGATTTTTTTGTCCGCTTAGCCAGCATCGCTTCCTCCATATGCTCCAATGCAACCCCTTTGGTTTCAGGCACAAAGCGGCAAATAAACCAATAGCTGAATAAACAGCAGATAGCGAAAATCCACATGGGAAAGGCACCATGGAATTGTGATGAGAGGTACGGCTGGTCATTCATCATCGGGAAGCTTTGTGAAACAGCAAAGTTCGCCACCCACATACAACCGACGGCAATACTCATGCCTTGAGCTCGCATGCGGTTGGGGAAGATCTCAGAAATCAGCACCCAAGTTCCCACCCCCCATGAAAGTGCATAGAAAATCATGAAGAACAGCATGCCAAATAACGCGAGGTAACCAGTCGACTGATTGAAGAGGGCGAATGAGGTGATCAGTAATCCAAGGATGGTGCCAATGGTGCCAAAGCGCATCAGTGGTAAGCGGCCCATTCGATCCATCAACATGGCACCGATAATTGAACCGACTAATTGAAGCACGCCAAGCCAGATGGTTTGGAATAGAGCTTCTTGCATGTTGCCCGTGACCACTTTCAGCACGACCGGCGCGTAATACATCATGACATTGACGCCAGTCACTTGTTGCAGCATTGCCAGCATACAGCCAACAAAAATAATGAAGCGCACTCGGTAATCACGATAGTTCAACCGATTTTTATGTTGTTGCTTATCTTCTGCCAAAGACATTTTTATTTCGTTTAGAACGTTCTGAGCATGGTTAGCATTGGAAACTTTTGTGAGCATCGCTAATGCTTGATCTTCCCTGCCCACCATCACGCTCCAGCGTGGGGATTCAGGGATAAAGAAGACAAAAATGCAAAATAGTGCGCAGGGAATAACCGCCGAACCAATCATCCAACGCCAGCCGTATTCGATCAACCAGAGCTCGGTGGCTTGGCTAGCAATTTTATAGTTGACGTAAAAAATCACGATTTGCCCAAATACAATGGCAAATTGCTGCATGCTGAGCGCCCGCCCTCGCATATTTTTAGGTGAGACTTCAGACATATACATAGGGGAAACCGTGGAGGCTAAACCGACCGCCAACCCACCGATAATTCGGTAGATAACAAAGACCGTGAAAGTGGTTGCCAATGCCGCACCAATAGCCGAAATCGTAAAAAGAGCAGCGGCTAGCATCAGGGCTTTTTTACGCCCCCAGCGCCCAGCAATGGGGCCGGAGATAAAGGCACCGATAATACAACCAATGACCACATTGGAGACGGCCCATCCTGTTTCTGCAGGGCTAAGGTTAAAGTAACTTTTCAGTGAATCTATTGCACCAGAGATAACTGCAGTGTCATAGCCGAATAAGATGCCACCGAGAGCAGCAATGCCGCAGATCCGTAACACATAGCCGGTATTCCTTCTTTGCTGATATGCCATAAAAACTCCGTTTAATGTCCCTTGTCGCCAATCTGCTGCATAAACCTGTTGAGGTGATTAGGCAGGGCAAGAGTTGGATTGAAGTAACGTGCATCCTGTTTAGAATAAGAACATTCATTTCGTTTTTATTAAATAACGGAATATAAATTTTTCGATCCAGCTCAAATATCAAGCTAAAAAACAGCGATCCCAGGTTCGTTAAGCCAATAAAAAATGAATTTAGTCTATTTGTTTTTTTAACATTAGCAGCTTGTTTCAGGTAGAAAGATGAGAAATTGCAGGAGGATGGGCGCATTGCGTAAGGACTCTGAGTTTTTTGATAGTGACTTAAGCTGCTTGCAGGAACTTGCGAAGCATCGCACAAAATAAAATTTCTAAAGAAAGTTATTTGAAACTTTTTTTTCAATAGAATAAAGTCTGCATATCGGCTGGTTGATTCGCCTTTTTGGCGGCTGGTCGCCTTGCGGGCTATCTTGGTACAACGACAAGATAACCCTTTCTGATTGAGTGCATGGTCCGTTAGGTGTCTGGCCTTTAGCCATTTCAATGACCCTTGCGATAACGGCTATTAAGAAGAGGGTGAGACATGAGAATCGTGGGCAACTTTATTGGTGGGAAAGCATCGTTAAGTTCCAGTAATCAAACAGCTGATATTTATAATCCCGCCACCGGTAAAGTGGAGGGCCAAGTGACGCAAAGTACCGCTGAAGAAGTCCATCAGGCAATTGGCGTGGCTCATCAAGCGTTTAACGACTGGTCACAAACAACGCCTCTGCGCCGCGCACGCATCATGTTCAACTTCAAAACTCTGATTGAGCAACACCGTGATGAGCTGGCCGAATTGATTGTTCGTGAACATGGCAAAGTCTACTCCGATGCATTGGGTGAGATAACTCGCGGCTTAGAAGTGGTGGAGTTCGCTTGCGGAATTCCACATCTATTAAAAGGCGAATACTCCGCAGATGTTGGGACAGGGGTTGATAGCTTCTCAATGATGCAACCTCTGGGAGTGGTTGCCGGAATTACGCCATTTAACTTCCCCGCGATGGTGCCAATGTGGATGTTTCCCGTCGCGCTAACTTGCGGCAATACTTTTATTTTGAAGCCACCCGCCCTAGATCCATCCGCGTCTGTTCGCTTGGCTGAACTATTAACCGAAGCTGGATTACCTGATGGGGTCTTCAATGTTGTTCACTGTTCCAATGAAAGTGCAGCTCAACTCTGCACTGACCCACGAATTCAGGCCGTAAGTTTTGTCGGTTCTTCCACCGTTGCAGAGCATATTTACACAACGGCCAGTGCTCATGGTAAGCGCGTACAAGCTTTTGGTGCAGCGAAAAATCAGGCGATTATCATGCCAGATGCCGATCTGGATGCGACGGTAAATGCCTTGATGGGGGGAGCATTCGGGTCCGCCGGTGAGCGTTGTATGGCACTGCCTATCGCGGTTGTCGTCGGCGATAGTACCGCCGATAAATTAATTGAAAAATTGAAACCTCTGATTACTCGCTTACGAGTTGGCCCTGGGCTTCAACAGGGTGGGGAAGAAAATGAAATGGGGCCGCTCATTTCAGCAGCACATCAGAAAAAAGTGCTCGGCTATATTGATCAAGGTATTAAGGAAGGTGCGACCTTAATCACAGATGGCCGTCACTATAACGTTACTGGTTATGAGCAAGGATATTATGTGGGGGGAACATTGTTTGATCATGTCACCCCAGACATGAAAATTTATCAGGAAGAGATCTTTGGCCCTGTGCTGGGGATTGTCAGAGTGCCAGATTACCAAACAGCAATTGATACGGTGAACAGCCATGAATTTGGCAATGGAAGTGCCATTTTTACCAGTAGTGGCCATTATGCGCGGCAGTTTGTTCATGAAGTTCAGGCTGGCATGGTTGGCGTTAATGTGCCGGTTCCCGTGCCGATGGCATTTCACAGCTTTGGCGGTTGGAAGCGTTCTGTTTTCGGCGCATTAAACGTCCATGGTACTGATGGTGTCCGTTTTTACACTCGCATGAAAACAACGACTGCACGTTGGCCAACGGGTCAACAAACGGTTTCAGAGTACAGCATGCCGACATTGGGTTAAGGCCGTTTGAACGTGTTCGCTAGAATTATTTCATGTTGTTAATAGGAGAGTCATCATGTCTTCACTACTTGCAAAATGTCAGTCAGCGGATGCAAATGGGCGTATCCAGCATATCTCACCAGAGAACGCGGGTTGGCGTTTTGTTGGGTTTGATGTCTATCGCCTTGAGGCGGGAAAGGCGCTGCTGATGGAAAGTGGTGACAATGAGCTCTGTCTGGTATTAGTCGCGGGTATAGCCTCCGTTTCTACACAGCGAGCTGAATATCCGCATATTGGTAAACGCATGAGCCCGTTCGAACGAACACCACCTTATTCCGTTTATGTTCCGCACCATGATCATGTAAACGTTGTGGCAGAAACTGACTTAGAATTA
The window above is part of the Yersinia massiliensis genome. Proteins encoded here:
- a CDS encoding MFS transporter → MSVIQATSNQTESAERTLSGRTVLMLATGAGLSVASIYYSQPLLGVMGNDLHASVGAVGMVPTLTQIGYALGILLLAPLGDRHDRRIIILLKGILLTVALLLSGFVQDISGLLVTSLIVGVAATMAQDIVPASASLASAAQRGKTVGTVMTGLLLGILLSRVLSGFVAEYFGWRSLFMGASLSIIAITLVIWRSLPQVPATSTLSYPALFASMSHLWLQYKDLRRAALSQGLLSVGFSAFWSTLAVMLQDTYHLGSAVAGAFGLAGAAGALAAPLAGTLADRRGPQVVTLIGTGLATVSFAALFLLPLLPFHMQIGLIVISAIGFDFGVQATLVAHQTIIYSLEPAARSRLNALLFTGVFVGMAVGSALGSLILEQIGWAGVVALISIAGIASLAVRWSSRRA
- a CDS encoding CoA-acylating methylmalonate-semialdehyde dehydrogenase, with the translated sequence MRIVGNFIGGKASLSSSNQTADIYNPATGKVEGQVTQSTAEEVHQAIGVAHQAFNDWSQTTPLRRARIMFNFKTLIEQHRDELAELIVREHGKVYSDALGEITRGLEVVEFACGIPHLLKGEYSADVGTGVDSFSMMQPLGVVAGITPFNFPAMVPMWMFPVALTCGNTFILKPPALDPSASVRLAELLTEAGLPDGVFNVVHCSNESAAQLCTDPRIQAVSFVGSSTVAEHIYTTASAHGKRVQAFGAAKNQAIIMPDADLDATVNALMGGAFGSAGERCMALPIAVVVGDSTADKLIEKLKPLITRLRVGPGLQQGGEENEMGPLISAAHQKKVLGYIDQGIKEGATLITDGRHYNVTGYEQGYYVGGTLFDHVTPDMKIYQEEIFGPVLGIVRVPDYQTAIDTVNSHEFGNGSAIFTSSGHYARQFVHEVQAGMVGVNVPVPVPMAFHSFGGWKRSVFGALNVHGTDGVRFYTRMKTTTARWPTGQQTVSEYSMPTLG
- a CDS encoding FaeA/PapI family transcriptional regulator, which encodes MEEKLKKYDIRKSQILSALKTMCSEYAAIEKSLLLPPVEVWPKTRDLADRCGESIYSARSLLIALENEGKIHCFHRRISNSLRWFICTEEKER
- a CDS encoding response regulator transcription factor, coding for METGNALVFDRHPLIRNTLRTLLTARGFSVFDTGSEVELLKMASEQKPEIITLDIPSRVTAIDTLIKNLIRITSASSKILIITSQPTEYYSACCVQAGASGLVSKKARMSCLNAAIDAVIHDYIFFPSKDLLLVSSDSVAFNKNQRESIDCLTGREKDVLYKVLQDKSLTQVAEELGVSIKTISTYKSRIFKKLDVTNLVELSLLLNRILRRNSERAEHGLSVSSD
- a CDS encoding response regulator, translating into MNNVLILVFDEHPLIRYAVKNLIVKRGWQFLDTGCQKKTLKLISTYKPNLIILDILMQGCLGLNYIKKIRQLSPTSKVLVFSSLLPTFFIKRCLEIGVNGYVYKKDALYNLDGAIDAVLTGHCCFPDIDVNGEDSRLPLGMYYHEE
- a CDS encoding LysR family transcriptional regulator, whose protein sequence is MTEPNVASIDRIELMQTFIRIVEAGSLSGAAVRLGTSQPTISRRLQTLERLLGLKLLQRTTHIMKLTDDGERCYAHAKALVNSWDTMADDLRGATDEPRGLLRVLVPHAFGQDQLIPPLNDYLHRYPKMRVEWMLSDRRPDFIAEGIDCAIQVGAVTDPSAVAILLAEIPRIVVAAPELVGNNPLPTHPEQLQNIPWLAFNSFYRHEVVLSHKVEGEIYRLAIQPKLSTDSLYALRNAALAGLGVGIASTWMISDDIEQGRLVHLTPDWRGLPLPLYLVYPHASFYPARLRAFLDIMRQAMPHLSGTQSPSLPQRLKKKNSGK
- a CDS encoding sugar porter family MFS transporter; this encodes MAYQQRRNTGYVLRICGIAALGGILFGYDTAVISGAIDSLKSYFNLSPAETGWAVSNVVIGCIIGAFISGPIAGRWGRKKALMLAAALFTISAIGAALATTFTVFVIYRIIGGLAVGLASTVSPMYMSEVSPKNMRGRALSMQQFAIVFGQIVIFYVNYKIASQATELWLIEYGWRWMIGSAVIPCALFCIFVFFIPESPRWSVMVGREDQALAMLTKVSNANHAQNVLNEIKMSLAEDKQQHKNRLNYRDYRVRFIIFVGCMLAMLQQVTGVNVMMYYAPVVLKVVTGNMQEALFQTIWLGVLQLVGSIIGAMLMDRMGRLPLMRFGTIGTILGLLITSFALFNQSTGYLALFGMLFFMIFYALSWGVGTWVLISEIFPNRMRAQGMSIAVGCMWVANFAVSQSFPMMNDQPYLSSQFHGAFPMWIFAICCLFSYWFICRFVPETKGVALEHMEEAMLAKRTKKSRTETTPIIHSESK
- a CDS encoding TIM barrel protein translates to MFIAPDRFCINRKIAPNLSIERFFRLVRKCGLSKVELRNDMSSGKVTDELTTTQLNALADEYEIEIVTINALQYFNLPEHRPALLLEAESMLKQAQAIHCHGIILCPNCNASDRRSAQQKEQDTLDALQLLAPLFKKYQITGLVEPLGFGISSLRSHLLAQSIIRKSASPYKIVLDTFHYYLSDMTQAEFDAHIDVDILGLVHISGVEETRLKSTLTDEDRIMLSDHDKLNSKQQVANLERLGYQGIYAFEPFSSQLNTWSEADIEREIRQSMAYLQS